TTCTGTCCATTTATGATTTTTTATGTTTTGATCCATATCCATTAAATGAATGATTTCTTTTTGAATTTCTAATAAATATTCGTCCATTTTCTGCTTACCTGTTACTTTATCTTCCGATTTTATTAAAGCAATTTGATTCAGCCAGTTTTTCTCAAATTCATAAAAATAGGAACTTAAATTTTTATACATATTTTGTATGTTTTCATAAAAATCGTGGTTTGTATCTGAATGTAGGTATATATAACTTCTTGCATCAATCCAAAAACTTTCAATAACCGATGCAAGTAAGTCCCCTTTTGTAGGAA
The sequence above is a segment of the Gottschalkia purinilytica genome. Coding sequences within it:
- a CDS encoding TetR/AcrR family transcriptional regulator, translating into MAKQKLNCKETILNSAREIAFEKGLSNVNIRDVAKKSDIALGTVYNYFPTKGDLLASVIESFWIDARSYIYLHSDTNHDFYENIQNMYKNLSSYFYEFEKNWLNQIALIKSEDKVTGKQKMDEYLLEIQKEIIHLMDMDQNIKNHKWTEALTKEKCASFILNNFMFMINKKENNIDYFIEILKRTLQ